In Brevinematales bacterium, the following proteins share a genomic window:
- a CDS encoding OmpH family outer membrane protein: MIKGWVFAPVLLILFAAAQNFYGFGQMKRLVKVGYVDLESVKNNFPNIEDIKKKITDETTKVEAEITVKQKTLADLEKDYQQKSATLPPEQLKLLEMKIDTARKELTYYVKWGEDYIASIKDRLITPVKIKINKYIKLVSIDQGYSFVFIKGSDMVAYYDEKYDVTGHILYKLKVDLKDEKIVILREWKKKNKIK; this comes from the coding sequence TTGATAAAAGGTTGGGTGTTTGCACCGGTTCTTCTCATCCTATTTGCTGCGGCTCAGAATTTTTATGGTTTTGGGCAAATGAAGCGTCTTGTCAAGGTAGGTTATGTTGATCTGGAATCTGTCAAGAACAATTTCCCTAACATTGAAGATATTAAGAAAAAAATCACTGATGAAACTACCAAAGTCGAGGCGGAGATTACCGTCAAGCAGAAAACGTTAGCCGATCTCGAGAAGGATTATCAGCAGAAATCCGCGACGCTGCCCCCCGAACAATTGAAACTGCTTGAGATGAAAATCGATACTGCGCGGAAAGAACTGACCTACTATGTGAAATGGGGCGAGGACTACATTGCATCGATCAAGGATCGTCTGATAACGCCCGTGAAGATAAAAATAAATAAATACATCAAATTGGTCAGTATCGATCAGGGATACAGCTTCGTTTTCATAAAAGGGTCGGATATGGTGGCTTACTATGATGAAAAATACGATGTCACCGGGCACATCCTATATAAGCTGAAAGTGGATTTAAAGGATGAGAAAATAGTTATATTACGCGAATGGAAGAAAAAAAATAAAATTAAATAG
- a CDS encoding OmpH family outer membrane protein codes for MKKTIFSLMAIMFLASGGFAADENKRLVLIGFVDVEEVVKFYPGIEDVKQKIKVEKDKYQVQINKLKEEIAIMEQNYQQNFNSMTDEEKERREAEIQYKKETLYEYIDDANKKLDALKEELTGPIYAKISAIIERVSKEKGYSFVFKKSSKDILYVDKEFDLTPDVIERLKKELQLEDRD; via the coding sequence ATGAAAAAAACTATTTTCAGCCTGATGGCCATAATGTTTTTAGCCAGCGGCGGGTTTGCCGCCGATGAGAATAAAAGGCTGGTACTGATAGGGTTTGTCGACGTCGAGGAAGTGGTCAAGTTCTACCCCGGTATCGAGGATGTCAAGCAGAAGATCAAGGTTGAGAAGGATAAATACCAAGTCCAGATCAACAAGCTGAAGGAAGAGATCGCGATCATGGAGCAGAACTATCAGCAGAACTTCAACTCGATGACCGACGAAGAGAAGGAACGCCGCGAAGCCGAGATCCAGTATAAGAAAGAAACCCTATACGAATACATCGACGACGCGAATAAGAAGCTCGACGCGTTGAAGGAAGAACTGACCGGCCCTATTTACGCGAAAATCAGCGCGATTATCGAACGGGTCAGTAAGGAAAAGGGTTATAGTTTCGTCTTCAAGAAATCAAGCAAGGACATACTTTATGTCGATAAAGAATTCGACCTTACTCCCGACGTCATCGAGCGTCTCAAGAAAGAATTGCAGTTAGAGGACAGGGACTAG
- a CDS encoding HD domain-containing protein: protein METGGQESAFSQQNVLEIDKVQLKPGQVLFEEIPNIPGMKSGYVLSISDIEKIQRSPKITSVKILLIEKASDLPPTAPHRSRTELKDEIQKLDLPDLEKRNSLYDRGLGERVEQLVGLKKEFIRGEKYHERVDTHREDNIKKFHSTLKTIHTQQKEETMQAIAVFAKSAADIDGLSEIDGLDLQALVNKLDRYERNIKYFMDAVERENMIITAFIEEIVLDFINDVGFQLARGLFSAISKNEHYSNFIISHTLQVMIVALITAIEMSKMITEKTAEMKHNDLNTFLAIGKKSYQLEDLINLGIAAVLHDIDIKIRVPDLTYSYNGGYEWDSIIDTHPTNGFHLVKRLGLSFDVERAVFQHHERIDGSGFPNGTLPRFFSKYTPVIMFAEHYIESTTPNPFVDKYYSPRTALVEILSRQRHQLDGDSIYAFIRAASLFPIGTWLLLSDGNIGIVYDINKELLERPILKVFFDRSLQRVNPFMEDLSKSNVQIVKPIDLSSIRKIAGGPLNFIFSNT, encoded by the coding sequence ATGGAGACAGGCGGGCAAGAATCTGCTTTTTCTCAGCAAAATGTACTTGAAATAGATAAAGTACAGTTAAAACCCGGGCAGGTTTTATTTGAGGAAATCCCGAACATACCCGGAATGAAATCGGGGTATGTTCTCTCGATCAGCGACATAGAAAAAATCCAGCGTTCGCCAAAAATCACATCGGTAAAGATACTCCTGATAGAAAAGGCCTCCGATCTGCCACCCACCGCGCCGCACCGTTCGCGTACCGAACTCAAGGACGAGATACAGAAGCTCGACCTGCCCGACCTTGAGAAGCGGAACTCCCTTTATGACCGGGGCCTCGGCGAACGTGTCGAGCAGCTTGTCGGATTGAAGAAGGAATTTATCCGCGGCGAGAAGTACCATGAACGGGTGGATACGCACCGCGAAGACAACATCAAAAAATTCCACAGCACCCTGAAAACTATCCATACCCAGCAGAAAGAAGAGACCATGCAGGCGATCGCCGTATTCGCGAAAAGCGCGGCGGATATCGACGGGCTGAGCGAGATCGACGGCCTCGATCTTCAGGCGCTGGTCAATAAGCTCGACCGTTATGAGCGCAATATCAAGTATTTTATGGACGCGGTGGAACGCGAGAATATGATTATCACGGCGTTTATCGAGGAGATAGTGCTCGACTTTATCAACGACGTCGGGTTTCAGCTTGCCCGCGGGTTGTTTTCGGCAATTTCCAAAAACGAGCATTACTCCAATTTTATTATATCGCATACCCTTCAGGTGATGATAGTCGCGCTGATCACCGCGATAGAAATGTCTAAAATGATTACCGAGAAAACGGCCGAGATGAAACATAACGACCTGAATACGTTCCTGGCGATCGGTAAAAAATCCTACCAGCTGGAAGATTTAATCAATCTCGGCATCGCGGCTGTTCTGCACGATATCGATATCAAGATACGGGTTCCCGACCTGACCTATAGTTATAACGGCGGGTATGAGTGGGATTCGATTATAGATACCCACCCGACTAACGGGTTTCACCTGGTCAAACGGCTCGGGCTGAGTTTCGATGTCGAACGCGCGGTCTTCCAGCACCATGAGCGTATCGACGGGTCGGGATTCCCTAACGGGACATTGCCCCGTTTCTTTTCGAAATATACTCCTGTTATCATGTTCGCCGAGCATTATATCGAATCCACCACCCCGAATCCGTTCGTCGATAAGTATTACTCGCCGCGCACGGCGCTTGTGGAGATTCTCAGCAGACAGAGGCATCAGCTCGACGGCGACAGCATCTACGCGTTTATCCGCGCCGCGTCGCTTTTCCCCATCGGGACATGGCTCCTCCTTTCCGACGGGAATATCGGGATAGTGTACGATATCAACAAGGAGCTTCTGGAACGGCCTATCCTGAAAGTATTTTTCGACAGGAGTCTCCAGCGCGTGAATCCGTTCATGGAGGATTTGTCGAAGTCGAATGTTCAGATAGTCAAGCCGATAGACCTGAGCTCAATACGGAAAATCGCGGGCGGCCCGCTGAATTTTATCTTTTCAAACACTTAA
- a CDS encoding HD domain-containing protein: MEGFSHLSVPIAELREGMVLNQDLTHTVGLRQGRVLTTIDIKRIRELRPVPILQVVISHTLRSQMNIQVSDDESRRLGNEQGKAALKSIQIEHYREVLGETDTRKALEDKTLDVTLRSLVEKKKSVIRGEENITAYQAYKNANIDKYINSVKTAQTTAPKDTINIIEHYAQSHADMESLSSVDALDTKKIVVRSDSYEVDTEHFLDAVLNKKSVHTAFVENLVVDFLADMGYELARGMLVFLSRNESKRAFISSHSLQVMIISLVTAIELTRMINKKSECLDSGDLSTFLSISKKTFTLEELVNLGIAALLHDVEFRKQVPDLKADSVFSMQQQSIIDLHTSNGYHIAKMLNIDFEVQRAVFQHHERYDGSGYPSGLHPRFFTKYTPILIFAEHYTESVTKNPFFDRVLSPRDTVVRLLSAERAKFDGDITYAFLKAASLFPVGGWVLLSDNRIGLVRAVNSEKLDKPTVGVYFDQTFNKISPEEINLSKSAIEIVKPLSWDIVRNAVKGPIDFIYH, encoded by the coding sequence ATGGAAGGATTTTCGCATCTTTCGGTTCCTATTGCCGAGCTGCGTGAGGGGATGGTCCTGAATCAGGACCTGACGCACACGGTGGGCTTACGGCAGGGACGCGTATTGACTACGATCGACATCAAGCGGATACGGGAACTTCGTCCCGTACCTATACTCCAAGTTGTCATTTCTCACACGCTCCGTTCTCAAATGAATATACAGGTTTCCGACGATGAATCCCGTAGGCTCGGTAACGAGCAGGGTAAAGCGGCGCTCAAGTCGATCCAGATCGAGCATTACCGTGAAGTGCTCGGGGAAACCGATACCCGGAAGGCATTGGAGGATAAGACGCTCGATGTGACCCTGCGGAGTCTGGTCGAGAAGAAAAAATCCGTTATCCGCGGGGAAGAGAATATCACGGCGTACCAGGCCTATAAGAATGCGAATATCGATAAATATATCAATTCCGTCAAGACTGCCCAGACCACCGCGCCGAAGGATACGATTAATATCATCGAGCATTACGCTCAATCCCACGCGGATATGGAATCGCTATCCAGCGTGGACGCGCTCGATACGAAAAAGATTGTAGTACGCAGCGATTCATATGAAGTGGATACCGAGCATTTTCTCGATGCGGTGCTGAATAAAAAATCCGTCCATACGGCGTTCGTCGAAAATCTGGTCGTCGATTTTCTGGCGGATATGGGGTACGAACTCGCTCGCGGTATGCTCGTGTTTCTTTCGCGTAACGAGTCGAAGCGCGCGTTCATTTCGTCGCATTCCCTGCAGGTGATGATTATTTCGCTCGTGACGGCGATCGAGCTGACGCGAATGATCAATAAAAAGTCGGAATGTTTGGATTCCGGCGACCTGTCGACATTCCTGTCGATCAGTAAAAAGACCTTCACGCTGGAGGAATTGGTCAACCTCGGGATTGCGGCGCTCCTGCATGACGTGGAGTTTCGCAAGCAGGTTCCCGACCTGAAGGCCGACTCCGTATTTTCGATGCAGCAGCAGTCGATTATCGATCTGCATACCAGTAACGGCTACCATATCGCGAAAATGCTGAACATCGATTTTGAGGTGCAGCGCGCGGTATTCCAGCACCACGAGCGTTACGACGGGAGCGGATATCCCAGCGGACTGCATCCGCGTTTCTTCACGAAATACACCCCGATACTGATTTTCGCCGAGCATTATACGGAAAGTGTCACAAAAAACCCGTTTTTCGATCGGGTATTATCCCCCCGCGATACGGTCGTGCGTCTTTTATCCGCCGAACGGGCGAAATTCGACGGCGATATCACTTACGCCTTCCTGAAGGCAGCGTCGTTATTCCCTGTGGGGGGATGGGTACTATTATCGGACAACCGGATCGGACTGGTGCGCGCGGTCAATTCCGAAAAACTGGATAAGCCGACCGTCGGCGTCTATTTCGATCAAACTTTTAATAAAATCTCTCCCGAAGAAATTAACCTCTCGAAGAGCGCGATTGAAATCGTCAAGCCGTTATCATGGGATATAGTCCGAAACGCGGTCAAAGGCCCGATCGATTTTATCTATCATTGA
- a CDS encoding HD domain-containing protein produces MDNFSLLQVPINDLREGMVLNQDLTADIGLRQGRVLTASDIGKIRELKPNEKLSVVLSNSLRSQLNIPDPVRPANAASDNKRGGSLKSSQIANFRDALGENEIRASLNDQNLDGALKGIVEKKKAVIRGDDYQNRVENYRNEHLEKYKNSIKSIQTSTRKDTLNIIDHYAQTHADMESLNDVDALETGELVNRSDTYEQNAQFFMDSILTKKTVFTSFVENIVVDFLADMGYDLARGMLAFLSRNESKVSYIASHSLQVMIVALVAAIELTRIINMKSQTLDSEDLGTLLSISKKSFTLEELVNLGIAALLHDIEFRKQVPDLKENSIFNIQQQSIIDLHPSNGYHLAKTLNIDFEVQRAVFQHHERYDGSGYPSGLHPRFFTKYTPVLMFAEYYTEMITRNPFVNTILTPRDTVVKLLSSERAKFDGDVIYAFLKAASLYPVGSWVVLSDSRIGLVRGVNSEKLDRPTIGVYFDRNFSRMDIEDVNLMKSPLQIVKPLSWDIVRSAVKEPLDFIYR; encoded by the coding sequence ATGGATAATTTTTCACTTCTTCAGGTTCCTATCAACGATTTACGCGAGGGAATGGTTCTCAATCAGGATTTAACCGCGGATATAGGTTTACGGCAGGGTCGGGTATTGACCGCGTCCGATATCGGGAAAATCAGGGAATTGAAACCCAACGAAAAACTCTCCGTCGTACTATCTAATTCGTTACGGTCGCAATTAAACATTCCCGATCCCGTCAGACCCGCTAATGCGGCAAGTGATAATAAGCGCGGAGGTTCGTTAAAATCTTCGCAGATCGCCAATTTCCGTGATGCGCTCGGGGAAAATGAAATCCGAGCGTCATTGAACGATCAGAATCTTGACGGCGCGCTTAAGGGGATTGTTGAAAAAAAGAAAGCGGTGATTCGCGGGGACGATTACCAGAACAGGGTGGAAAACTACCGGAACGAGCATCTTGAGAAGTATAAAAACTCCATCAAATCGATACAGACGTCTACACGTAAGGACACCCTGAATATCATCGATCATTATGCGCAAACGCATGCCGATATGGAATCGTTGAACGATGTAGACGCGCTTGAGACCGGAGAACTGGTCAATCGCAGCGATACCTATGAACAGAACGCCCAGTTTTTTATGGACTCAATCCTGACGAAAAAGACCGTGTTTACCTCGTTTGTAGAAAACATCGTGGTCGATTTCCTGGCGGATATGGGGTACGATCTTGCGCGCGGGATGCTCGCGTTCCTTTCCCGAAATGAATCGAAGGTTTCGTATATCGCTTCGCATTCCCTTCAGGTGATGATCGTCGCGCTGGTCGCCGCTATCGAGCTGACCCGTATTATCAACATGAAATCCCAAACCCTCGACTCGGAAGATTTAGGTACTCTCCTTTCGATCAGCAAGAAATCGTTCACCCTCGAGGAACTGGTCAATCTGGGAATTGCGGCGTTACTCCACGATATCGAATTCCGTAAGCAAGTGCCCGACCTGAAAGAAAACTCTATTTTTAACATACAGCAACAGTCGATCATCGACCTGCACCCGAGTAACGGTTACCATCTGGCGAAGACCCTGAACATCGATTTCGAGGTTCAGCGCGCGGTATTCCAGCACCACGAGCGTTATGACGGAAGCGGGTATCCGAGCGGGCTTCATCCGCGCTTCTTTACCAAATATACCCCGGTATTAATGTTCGCCGAGTATTACACCGAGATGATTACCCGCAATCCGTTTGTCAATACGATACTCACCCCCCGCGATACGGTGGTGAAGCTGCTGTCGAGCGAACGGGCAAAATTCGACGGCGACGTGATTTATGCGTTCCTCAAAGCGGCGTCGTTATATCCGGTGGGGAGTTGGGTAGTGTTATCCGATTCCCGGATCGGGTTGGTTCGCGGGGTTAATTCCGAAAAGCTCGACCGCCCGACAATCGGCGTGTATTTCGATAGAAACTTCTCACGCATGGATATTGAGGATGTCAATCTGATGAAAAGCCCGTTGCAGATAGTTAAACCTCTCTCATGGGATATCGTGCGCAGCGCGGTCAAAGAACCCCTCGATTTTATTTATCGCTAA
- a CDS encoding M15 family metallopeptidase: MKRIIWTYPALFFVTLIALMGCRTPEKKPIPGTNAIIVVTNGLSMIEVSMLSQGLVDISAYDPSIKVALAYSTTNNFLGRDVYADMEKCYLLSGAAVMLTNAQAILKKNHPGYSLVVYDGARPVSVQEAMWKLVKDTPQKIYVADPAKGSIHNYGGAVDLSVAGPDGIPLDMGTPFDSFSDLSQPKYEEQFLKDKLLSYTQYSNRLILREAMLGAGFKGIPNEWWHFNAYPKDELKKKYQTIK; this comes from the coding sequence ATGAAACGGATTATTTGGACCTATCCCGCGCTGTTTTTTGTAACGCTCATAGCTCTGATGGGGTGCAGGACGCCTGAGAAGAAGCCTATTCCGGGGACTAACGCGATAATCGTTGTCACCAACGGGCTATCTATGATAGAGGTTTCCATGCTCTCGCAGGGATTGGTCGATATTTCGGCCTACGACCCGTCGATAAAGGTCGCCCTGGCGTACTCGACTACGAATAATTTTCTCGGCCGGGATGTTTACGCCGACATGGAGAAGTGTTACCTCCTTTCCGGGGCGGCCGTGATGCTCACAAACGCGCAGGCGATATTGAAGAAGAATCATCCCGGATACAGTTTGGTGGTGTACGACGGCGCGCGGCCGGTCAGCGTTCAGGAAGCGATGTGGAAACTCGTGAAGGATACCCCGCAGAAGATTTATGTCGCAGACCCCGCGAAGGGGTCGATCCATAACTACGGCGGCGCGGTCGATTTATCGGTCGCCGGCCCGGACGGCATTCCCCTCGATATGGGGACTCCCTTCGACAGCTTCAGCGACCTGTCCCAACCGAAGTACGAGGAGCAGTTCCTCAAGGATAAACTCCTAAGCTATACCCAGTACAGCAACCGTCTCATTCTCCGCGAAGCCATGCTCGGCGCGGGTTTTAAGGGGATTCCCAACGAGTGGTGGCATTTTAACGCGTATCCTAAGGACGAGCTCAAGAAGAAATACCAGACGATCAAGTGA
- a CDS encoding tetratricopeptide repeat protein — translation MPKYLIALCAAALLSACGDNVKPPLYEPPTTLLEEKEAHIAALTEKLSTDPSNTVLLIERAEDYFMTGQLDKSLGDYQTAMKISPEDPVPYCAAGAAYLALGEYGAAQDSFMKAVSLDPKAHDAYYYLGLIAFIEGDKPAAENYFTRAIELAPSYAKYYFDRAQLYIQMEKYSQAAAEYGKFIQFAPGIYLGYYYRGLAYKLMKNYDAAVKDFARTIELSPDYGDAYYELGAIYLLTGKTDAALADLSKAADLGNPDAEDLLLKIKKGKK, via the coding sequence ATGCCCAAATACCTGATTGCCCTTTGCGCCGCGGCTCTCCTGTCCGCCTGCGGGGATAATGTCAAACCGCCCTTGTATGAGCCGCCTACGACGCTCCTCGAAGAGAAGGAAGCGCATATCGCGGCGCTCACTGAGAAGTTGTCAACCGATCCGTCAAATACGGTTCTGCTGATAGAGCGCGCCGAGGATTATTTTATGACCGGACAGCTCGACAAATCCCTCGGGGATTACCAGACCGCGATGAAGATTTCCCCGGAAGACCCCGTACCGTATTGCGCGGCGGGCGCGGCATATCTCGCTCTCGGGGAATATGGCGCCGCTCAGGATTCGTTTATGAAGGCGGTATCGCTCGACCCCAAAGCGCACGATGCATATTATTATCTCGGCCTGATCGCGTTTATCGAAGGAGACAAGCCCGCCGCGGAAAATTATTTCACGCGCGCGATCGAGCTTGCTCCGTCGTACGCGAAGTATTATTTCGACCGCGCTCAACTCTATATTCAGATGGAGAAGTATTCCCAAGCGGCCGCCGAGTACGGTAAGTTTATCCAATTCGCGCCGGGGATCTATCTGGGATATTATTATCGCGGACTGGCGTATAAATTAATGAAGAACTACGACGCCGCTGTGAAAGATTTCGCGCGTACTATCGAGCTATCCCCGGACTACGGCGACGCGTACTACGAACTGGGGGCGATCTACCTGCTGACCGGGAAGACGGACGCCGCGCTCGCGGATTTATCGAAGGCCGCCGATCTGGGGAATCCCGACGCGGAGGATCTGCTCTTGAAGATCAAGAAAGGAAAGAAATAG
- a CDS encoding tetratricopeptide repeat protein: protein MRYNRILVPLLLIGAVIAGCGKNTADKQAIEAEALKKLTADVIANPTNAACYYERGLEYYRQGKLNLALEDMNNAVKYRPDYAKAYLLLGNIYIAAGLDGDAYLNYLSAVKYDPSMDDAYFEIANYQYLAGDLKSALSNINIALTLAPGNPEYYYSRGMLHINLKQYVPALNDFNRAIVLKPDYADAYRSRGALYSALKEYEQALADLTKAIELDPEFTDAYFHRGMVYLEMGNKTLARKDLAKAAALGDKQAKAILEQL from the coding sequence ATGCGTTATAATAGAATTCTCGTCCCGCTTCTTCTGATAGGCGCGGTCATTGCCGGGTGCGGGAAGAATACTGCCGATAAGCAGGCGATCGAGGCAGAAGCCCTGAAAAAACTGACCGCCGACGTGATCGCCAATCCCACGAACGCGGCCTGCTACTACGAACGGGGGCTCGAGTATTACCGGCAGGGCAAGCTCAACCTCGCGCTCGAGGATATGAACAACGCGGTCAAGTACCGCCCGGATTACGCGAAGGCCTATCTGCTGCTCGGGAATATCTATATCGCGGCGGGGCTGGACGGGGACGCATACCTGAACTACCTGAGCGCTGTCAAGTACGACCCGTCGATGGACGATGCCTATTTCGAGATCGCGAATTACCAGTACCTCGCGGGTGACCTGAAATCCGCGCTGTCCAATATCAATATCGCGCTGACGCTCGCGCCCGGCAACCCGGAGTATTACTACTCGCGAGGGATGCTTCATATCAACCTGAAGCAGTACGTACCCGCGCTGAACGATTTTAACCGCGCGATCGTACTCAAGCCCGATTACGCCGACGCCTACCGCAGCCGGGGCGCGTTATACAGCGCGCTCAAGGAGTACGAGCAGGCGCTCGCCGACCTGACCAAGGCGATCGAGCTCGACCCGGAGTTCACCGACGCGTACTTCCACCGGGGGATGGTGTATCTCGAGATGGGGAATAAGACCCTCGCGCGGAAGGATCTGGCGAAAGCCGCCGCGCTCGGCGACAAGCAGGCGAAGGCGATACTCGAACAACTGTAA
- the hisB gene encoding imidazoleglycerol-phosphate dehydratase HisB — MREAKVARKTRETNIEVEINLDGSGKFDINTGIGFFNHMFETLSRHSLIDITLNASGDINVDYHHLVEDCGIVLGQAINQALKDKAGIRRFGNAILPLDEALCEAVMDISGRPHLETNLTEYSGTVGEFNFELGEVFFSGFASEGFTVHINVRQGKNLHHILESAFKSFARALRSAVEIDDRMHGRIPSTKDHIED; from the coding sequence TTGAGAGAGGCTAAAGTCGCGCGAAAGACGAGGGAGACCAATATCGAGGTCGAAATCAACCTGGACGGAAGCGGAAAGTTCGATATCAATACCGGTATCGGGTTCTTCAACCACATGTTCGAGACCTTGTCGCGCCACAGCCTGATCGATATTACCCTCAACGCGAGCGGCGATATCAATGTGGACTATCACCACCTGGTGGAGGATTGCGGGATTGTGCTCGGGCAGGCGATCAATCAGGCGTTGAAGGATAAGGCGGGCATCCGCCGTTTCGGGAACGCTATCCTGCCGTTGGACGAAGCCCTTTGCGAGGCGGTAATGGATATCAGCGGCCGTCCGCATCTGGAGACCAACCTGACGGAGTATTCCGGCACGGTGGGCGAGTTCAATTTCGAGCTGGGCGAGGTGTTTTTCTCCGGGTTCGCGTCCGAGGGGTTTACGGTGCATATCAATGTCCGTCAGGGCAAGAATCTGCATCATATCCTCGAGTCGGCGTTCAAATCGTTCGCGCGGGCACTGCGGAGCGCGGTGGAAATCGATGACAGGATGCACGGGCGGATACCGTCCACAAAGGACCACATAGAGGATTAA
- the hisH gene encoding imidazole glycerol phosphate synthase subunit HisH produces the protein MIAIIDYGMGNLASVYNAFVKTGFGDIKITSDPADLRRADKLVLPGVGAFEDAMKNLRRDKLVDPILESVAAGKPFLGICLGYQLMFERSCEGGNFEGLGIMKGDVVRFDISLPVPHMGWNETLIKDGAGVFDGLAGNVYFYFDHAYYPLPSDESVIAGTTEYETVFVSAVRKGNVYGAQFHPEKSHNNGLKIISNFGKLK, from the coding sequence ATGATAGCGATTATAGATTACGGAATGGGCAATCTTGCGAGCGTGTATAACGCGTTCGTAAAAACGGGGTTCGGCGATATAAAAATTACCTCCGACCCGGCCGACCTTCGCCGCGCGGATAAACTGGTGCTCCCCGGAGTGGGCGCGTTCGAGGACGCGATGAAGAACCTGAGACGCGATAAGCTGGTCGACCCTATATTGGAAAGTGTCGCCGCCGGGAAACCGTTCCTCGGGATATGTCTCGGATACCAGTTGATGTTCGAACGGAGCTGCGAGGGCGGAAATTTCGAGGGGCTCGGCATTATGAAGGGCGATGTCGTACGGTTCGATATCTCGCTGCCGGTCCCGCATATGGGATGGAACGAGACTCTGATCAAAGACGGCGCTGGGGTGTTTGACGGATTGGCCGGAAATGTGTATTTTTACTTCGACCACGCGTACTATCCGTTACCATCGGACGAATCGGTGATCGCGGGCACGACCGAATACGAGACCGTATTCGTATCGGCGGTACGGAAGGGCAATGTTTACGGGGCGCAGTTTCACCCGGAGAAGAGTCATAATAACGGATTAAAAATAATAAGTAATTTCGGAAAATTAAAATAA
- the hisA gene encoding 1-(5-phosphoribosyl)-5-[(5-phosphoribosylamino)methylideneamino]imidazole-4-carboxamide isomerase yields the protein MLIIPAIDIKDKKCVRLVRGDPQFETVYSTEPVFQAKYWEREGARRLHIVDLDGAFEGKTKNLDIIQRIVEEVNIMVEVGGGIRDNRIIRALKNRGVHKIVIGTAAVENRKFIKNLCKSEPDSIIIAIDAHDGFVVKKGWKEVTDKRAVDLVKELEEYGVQEVIYTDVNRDGTLEGPNYDSIETMLTVTEIPIIVSGGVSSLDDLRRLAQYEKDGLRGVIIGKALYEGIFKLSEALKYDKG from the coding sequence ATGCTCATCATTCCCGCAATCGATATAAAGGATAAAAAGTGCGTGCGCCTGGTGCGCGGCGACCCGCAGTTCGAGACGGTCTACTCCACCGAGCCGGTATTCCAGGCGAAGTACTGGGAACGCGAGGGCGCGCGCCGCCTGCATATCGTCGATCTCGACGGCGCGTTCGAGGGGAAAACCAAGAACCTCGATATTATCCAGCGGATTGTCGAGGAAGTCAATATCATGGTCGAGGTCGGCGGCGGAATCCGCGACAACCGTATCATCCGCGCGCTCAAGAACCGCGGGGTGCATAAAATTGTGATCGGGACGGCGGCGGTCGAGAACCGTAAATTTATCAAGAACCTCTGCAAATCGGAACCGGACAGTATCATTATCGCGATAGACGCGCATGACGGGTTTGTGGTCAAGAAGGGATGGAAGGAAGTGACCGATAAACGCGCGGTCGATCTGGTGAAGGAACTTGAGGAGTACGGCGTACAGGAAGTGATCTATACCGACGTGAACCGTGACGGCACTCTCGAGGGGCCGAACTACGATTCGATCGAGACGATGCTGACGGTGACCGAAATCCCGATTATCGTATCGGGCGGGGTATCCTCTCTCGACGACCTGAGACGGCTCGCGCAGTACGAGAAGGACGGACTGCGGGGGGTGATTATCGGCAAAGCCCTCTACGAGGGGATATTCAAGCTCTCCGAGGCGCTCAAGTACGATAAGGGATAA